Proteins from a genomic interval of Uloborus diversus isolate 005 chromosome 4, Udiv.v.3.1, whole genome shotgun sequence:
- the LOC129219800 gene encoding uncharacterized protein LOC129219800: protein MCHAKKFKRESPGLCCSGGKVQLPPLPPPPEPLYSLLMGHHPDHRHFIDRIRQYNGCFQMTSFGAKQIKETGFMPTFKVQGQVYHLCGSLLPETEQQAQFLQVYFVGDDEKEAHIRSHNYPGVKPDLVKQLQHMLHEVNNYIKDLKTALDKVPLECRNFQVMIHADRMPANAHKGRFNAPSANEVALVIVGQQFQQRDIILESRNAKQQRISELHRAYDALQYPLMFCYGEDGYSVDVLQQDTADKLGRTTKLPAKKTVSAAQFYSWRIMLRDTEENYLLRYCALLSQFLVDEYAKIETEKLNFLKYNQSKLRSEEYNHLRDEVGRYDADQIGQRVVLPSSFIGGPRYMHERAQDAMSHVRHYGSSDLFITFTCNPKWKEIQRELYPGQKHYQRHDIIARVFHMKVKEFMDLIVKGQVFGKVRCHMLSVEWQKRGLPHIHCLLWLEEAITADMVDKVVCAEIPDVDRDPLLYDIVKANMIHGPCGSVNTFSPCMKDGCCTKRYPRSFVQETQRGQDGYPLYRRRTPEDGGFTVNLKGFQLDNRWVVPYNSVLLRTFESHINVVITNSVKSIKYVCKYITKGNDQAAFILKNDKDIDEIEIYESGRYISSSEAVWKILGFPIHERYPAVIHLAVHLENGQRVYFTAHNIHNKVVKPPETTLSAFFNLCKIDEFARTLLYVEVPSYYVWQQSKKFTRRRRGENIDQWPGIKKDSALGRVYTIHPNNVECYHLRLLLHHVRGPTSFSYLKTVSNVEYPTFKAACMAMRLLEDDKQWQYTIEEAILSSSSFKLRELFSVILVFCHPSDPRSLWEKYKDSFSEDIQFQHERQLQDSALSTKDKAYNQCLILIEDSVQTLGGQRLMEYGLPQPERFETNLQNREYMRETNFNLEDLKNKVHNAEASLTGEQSSVSQKVLNSLESGTGQICFLDSPGSTGKTLLLSLLLSKVRSNKGIALATASSGIAATLLEGGKTAHSAFRLPLNLNYSENPTCNIKKQSNLAKVLRDCKLIIWDESTMAHKAGFEALNATLKDLRNSEEVMGGVTVLLAGDFRQTLPVVPRGTRANEVNACKSSYLWPKVQKLRLSKNMRVHLHGDASAELFSNLLLKIGDGLYPECSGKIIILHALATVVTELPDLIAKIYPDVADIKNKPIEWLCERAILSPKNDTAAEVNSILLKSFSGEDIYYKSFDTTTNRDDAVQYPKEFLNTLDPPASEITIDEFSLRISARNNDARREKVLIIIITVVPKRLEEVFLQNK, encoded by the coding sequence ATGTGCCATGCAAAAAAGTTTAAACGTGAAAGCCCAGGTTTGTGCTGCAGCGGGGGTAAAGTACAGCTTCCACCACTACCACCTCCACCAGAACCACTGTATAGTTTGCTCATGGGCCATCATCCAGATCACCGCCATTTTATTGATCGTATTCGGCAATACAACGGATGTTTTCAAATGACATCGTTTGGAGCCAAGCAAATTAAGGAGACTGGTTTCATGCCAACATTCAAAGTTCAAGGACAAGTTTATCATTTGTGTGGAAGTTTGCTCCCAGAAACAGAGCAACAGGCTCAATTCTTACAGGTATATTTCGTAGGTGATGATGAAAAAGAAGCTCACATAAGGTCACACAACTATCCTGGTGTCAAGCCAGACTTGGTAAAGCAACTTCAACATATGCTGCATGAAGTAAATAATTACATCAAGGACTTAAAAACTGCGTTAGATAAGGTGCCACTTGAGTGTCGAAATTTTCAAGTAATGATTCACGCAGATCGTATGCCTGCCAATGCACATAAAGGACGTTTCAATGCACCATCAGCCAACGAGGTGGCTCTGGTGATTGTAGGACAGCAGTTTCAGCAGAGAGACATCATCCTTGAAAGCCGCAATGCAAAACAGCAACGAATAAGCGAACTCCACAGGGCATATGATGCCCTGCAATATCCTCTCATGTTTTGCTATGGGGAAGATGGATATTCAGTTGATGTACTTCAGCAAGATACTGCTGATAAGTTGGGGCGTACTACTAAATTACCTGCCAAGAAAACTGTTTCTGCAGCTCAGTTTTATTCCTGGCGTATAATGTTACGAGATACAGAAGAAAATTATCTGCTACGCTACTGTGCTCTTCTAAGTCAATTCTTAGTTGATGAGTATGCTAAGATAGAAactgaaaaactgaattttctcaAATACAATCAAAGCAAACTGAGATCAGAGGAATACAATCATTTAAGAGATGAAGTAGGAAGGTATGACGCTGATCAAATAGGACAGAGAGTGGTATTACCATCATCGTTTATCGGTGGACCCCGTTACATGCACGAAAGAGCTCAAGATGCCATGTCACATGTACGTCATTATGGAAGTTcagatttatttataactttcacGTGTAACCCAAAATGGAAAGAGATTCAGCGAGAATTGTATCCCGGACAGAAGCATTATCAACGTCATGACATCATTGCGAGAGTTTTCCATATGAAAGTGAAGGAGTTTATGGATCTTATAGTTAAAGGACAAGTTTTTGGTAAAGTTCGGTGTCACATGTTATCTGTAGAGTGGCAAAAACGAGGGTTGCCCCATATTCATTGCCTGCTGTGGCTGGAAGAAGCCATTACTGCTGATATGGTTGATAAAGTTGTGTGTGCTGAAATTCCAGATGTTGATCGTGATCCCCTTCTCTATGATATTGTTAAGGCTAATATGATTCATGGGCCATGCGGAAGTGTAAATACATTTTCTCCTTGCATGAAAGATGGTTGCTGCACAAAACGATATCCTCGCTCTTTCGTCCAAGAAACGCAGAGGGGACAAGATGGTTATCCTTTGTATCGTAGGAGAACTCCAGAGGACGGTGGTTTCACAGTTAATCTTAAAGGATTTCAGTTAGATAACAGATGGGTTGTACCATACAATTCCGTTTTGTTGCGTACTTTTGAATCTCATATCAATGTTGTGATAACGAATTCCGTAAAATCCATAAAGTATGTTTGCAAATACATCACTAAAGGAAATGATCAAGCAGCCTTCATTTTAAAGAATGATAAAGATATTGATGAGATAGAGATATACGAATCTGGCAGATATATCAGCAGTTCAGAAGCAGTGTGGAAAATATTGGGATTTCCTATTCATGAGAGATACCCTGCAGTAATTCATCTTGCTGTGCATCTGGAAAATGGCCAACGTGTTTACTTCACCGCACATAATATTCATAACAAAGTTGTAAAACCTCCAGAGACAACACTTTCGGCATTCTTCAACCTTTGCAAAATTGATGAGTTTGCCAGAACACTTCTGTATGTTGAAGTTCCCTCGTATTATGTGTGGCAACAGAGTAAGAAGTTTACAAGACGTAGGCGTGGAGAGAATATTGATCAATGGCCAGGGATAAAGAAAGATTCTGCTTTAGGACGCGTTTACACAATTCATCCTAACAATGTTGAGTGTTACCACCTACGCCTCCTCCTCCATCATGTTAGAGGTCCAAcatctttttcttatttaaaaactgtaAGCAATGTTGAATACCCTACATTCAAAGCTGCATGCATGGCAATGAGATTGCTCGAGGATGATAAACAGTGGCAATACACTATTGAGGAAGCTATTTTAAGCAGCTCATCATTCAAACTGCGAGAACTTTTTTCAGTGATCTTGGTATTTTGTCATCCCTCTGATCCACGAAGCCTTTGGGAAAAGTACAAGGACAGTTTTTCAGAAGACATCCAGTTTCAGCATGAAAGACAACTGCAAGACTCCGCTCTTTCAACTAAGGACAAAGCGTACAACCAATGCTTGATTCTGATTGAAGACAGTGTTCAGACTCTGGGAGGTCAGCGCTTAATGGAGTATGGTTTACCTCAGCCTGAGCGATTTGAGACTAATTTGCAAAACAGAGAATACAtgcgagaaacaaattttaatctTGAAGATTTGAAGAACAAAGTACATAATGCTGAAGCCTCTCTAACAGGCGAACAGTCCAGCGTATCTCAAAAGGTCCTCAACAGCCTCGAGTCTGGTACAGGCCAAATATGTTTCTTGGATTCACCTGGTAGCACTGGAAAAACATTGCTCTTAAGTTTACTTCTTTCAAAGGTCAGAAGCAATAAAGGCATTGCCTTGGCAACTGCATCATCTGGAATAGCTGCAACGTTATTGGAGGGTGGAAAGACAGCTCATTCTGCTTTTAGATTACCCCTTAACCTCAATTACTCAGAGAATCCTAcgtgcaatattaaaaaacagaGTAATTTGGCTAAGGTTTTACGTGATTGTAAACTCATTATCTGGGATGAGAGTACTATGGCTCATAAAGCAGGATTCGAGGCTCTTAATGCAACTCTCAAAGATCTAAGAAATTCTGAGGAAGTAATGGGTGGAGTAACTGTTCTACTAGCAGGAGATTTTCGGCAAACATTACCGGTTGTACCTAGAGGAACACGTGCAAATGAAGTTAACGCATGCAAATCGTCGTATCTATGGCCTAAAGTGCAGAAACTTCGTTTGAGTAAAAATATGAGAGTTCATTTACATGGAGATGCGTCAGCGGAATTGTTTTCTAATCTTCTCCTTAAAATAGGAGACGGATTATATCCTGAATGTTCTGGCAAAATTATTATACTCCACGCACTCGCTACGGTAGTCACGGAATTGCCAGATCTCATCGCCAAGATTTATCCTGATGTTGCTGATATAAAAAATAAGCCCATTGAATGGTTGTGCGAGCGTGCCATCTTATCTCCAAAAAATGATACAGCCGCAGAAGTCAACAGCATCTTATTGAAGTCGTTTAGTGGAGAAGATATTTACTACAAATCttttgatacaacaacaaatcgtgATGATGCAGTGCAGTATCCAAAAGAGTTTCTTAATACCTTAGACCCTCCAG